The genomic region CGGCCGGCTGCGGCAGATCCTCGACGGCGCCCGGCCGCACCTGGTGGTGGTTGACGCCGACACCCGCACGCTGTTGCCCTCCGCCGAGATCCCCCGCCTCGTCCTCGACGATGCGCACACGCACCGCGAACCGACGGCCGCGGACCCCGTCCCGGCTACCGGCGCCCGGCCGGCGGCCGGCCCCGACAACCTCGCCTACGTCGTGTACACCTCGGGCTCCACTGGCGTGCCCAAGGGCGTGGGGATCACCCAGCGCACCGTCGTCAACGCCGTGCGGGCTCTGGCCACGCAGGCCGGGATGCGACTCGGACAGCGGGTGCTGCTCGCGGCCTCGGTCGGCTTCGACGTCGCCACCTTCGAGCTGTTCTGCGCGCTCACCACAGGCGGCAGCGTCGAGATCGTGCGCGACGTGCTGTCGCTGGTCGAACGCGACACCTGGGACGTCGACGTGATCTGCTTGGTGCCTTCGGCGCTGGCCGAGCTCGTCGACCAGCTCGGCGGTCGCGTCCGGCCGACGGCCCTCAACATCTCCGGGGAGGTGCTGACCCCCGCTCTGGTGCGGCGGGTGCGCGAGCTCTGGCCGACGGCCCGGCTCATCAACAGCTACGGTCCCAGCGAGACCTTCTACGCCACCGGACATCTGCTCGACCCGGGCCGGTCGTACGCCACCGGCGTGCCCATCGGCGGCCCGTTCCCCGGGCTGCGCGCCTACATCCTCGGCCCGGGCCTCACCCTGCTGCCTGCGGGCACGGCGGGCGAGCTCTACCTGGCCGGAGCCGGTCGTGGCTACCACCGCCGGCCCGCCCTGACCGCGGAACGGTTCGTCGCCGACCCCTACGGCCCGCCCGGCTCCAGGATGTACCGCACCGGTGACCTCGCGCTGCTCACGGCGGACGGCGACCTGCACCACATGGGCCGTATCGACACTCAGGTCAAGATCCGCGGCTACCGCGTCGAGCCGGGCGAGATCGAGGCCGCGCTGACCGCGCATCCCCACCTGCTCCAGGCCGCCGTCGTGGCTCGACGCACCGGCGACACCCACCTGCTGACCGCCTACCTGGTGCCCGCTCCCGGCAAGACCGTCCCGAGCCCCGCCGAGCTGCGTGACCACCTGGGAGAGCGGCTGCCCGACTACATGATTCCCGGCGCCTACGTACCGCTCGACCGGCTGCCCCTGTCGCCCAACGGCAAGCTCGACCACAGGGCGCTGCCCGCACCCGACCTCACGCCCGCCACCGCGTTCCGGGCACCCCGGACAGCCCGCGAGGAGGGCCTGGCACGGGTGTTCGCCGACGTGCTCGGCGTGCCGCGGGTCGGCATCGACGACAGCTTCTTCGCGCTCGGCGGGCACTCCCTGCTCGCCACCCGGCTCATCGGCCGGGCCCGCGCCGAGCTGGGGATCGAGCTACCCATCCGCAAGATCTTCGATCTGCCGACGGTCTCCGCGCTCGCCGCCTGGTCGCAGGAATCGGCCGCGCCGCGTCGCCCCGGTCTCCGCAGAATGCCCGTAGAGGAGTGAGAGCAGTGATTCCGCTGTCGTTTGCGCAACGCCGTATGTGGCTCACGCACCAACTGGAAGGGGGAGCGGAGACCTACAACATCTCGCCGGCGTTCCGGCTGACCGGTCCGCTGGACGCCGACGCCCTCGCCGCGGCGATCCGTGACGTGGTCGACCGGCACGAGATCCTGCGCACCATCTACGTGACGGACGACGACGACGAGCCCGGCCAGTGCATCCTGCCGCTGTCCGAGGCCGAGGTGCGGGTGCCGACCGTCGACGTGGCGCCCGAGGACCTGGCCGACGCCATCGACGAGGTCATCGCCCACCGCTTCGACCTGGCGGTCGAGATCCCGCTGCGGGCCCAGCTGTTTCGCTGCTCCCCACAGGAACACGTCCTGGTCCTCGTCATCCACCACATCGCCTCCGACGGCGTGTCGGGCGCGCCGCTGGCCCGGGACATCGCCCGCGCCTACACCGCCCGCCGGGGTGGCCAGGCTCCGCGGTGGGAGCCACTGCCCGTCCAGTACAAGGACTACGCGCTGTGGCAGCGCGAGCTGCTCGGCGACGCGGCGGATCCGGACAGCCTCGCCGCGACGCAGGTCGAGTACTGGCGCCAGCAGCTGGCTGAGGTGCCGCAGCCGCTGAACCTGCCGCTGGACCGCCCGCGGCCGGTGGAGCGGAACTCGGAGGGCGACACCGTCGACATCCGGGTGGACGCCACGGTCGCGGCCGGACTCCAGCGACTGGCCGACGAGCGCGGCATGACAATGTCGATGGTCATGCAGGCCGCGCTGGCGGTGCTGCTGGCCAGGCTGGGCGCCGGGGACGACGTGACGATCGGCGGTCCGATCGCCGGGCGCACCGACGAGGCGCTGGCCGACCTGGTCGGCTTCTTCGTCAACACCCTCGTGCTGCGGGTGGACCTCTCCGGCGACCCGTCGTTTACCGACCTGCTCGCGCAGGTACGGGAGAAGGCGCTGGCGGGTTACGAACACCAGGACGTGCCGTTCGAAATGCTGGTCGAGCTCATCAATCCTGACCGCTCGGCCGCGTACCAGCCGCTGTTCCAGGTCATGTTCGCCTGGCAGAACTTCGCCAGCCAGGAACTCGAGCTGCCGGGTCTGCGGGTGGAGTTCGAACAGCATCTCACCTCGACCGCGCTGTTCGACCTGTTCTTCAGCATGACCATGGACGACACCGGCGTGCTGCGGGGCGACCTGCAGTACTCGACGCAGCTTTTCGACCGGGTGACGGCGGAGGGGATCGCGGCTCGGTTGGTGCGGGTGTTGGAGGCGTTGGTTGTTGATCCTGGTGTGCGGGTGGGTGCGGTGGATGTGCTGGGGGCTGGGGAGTGGGAGTGGTTGGTGGGTGGGGTTAATGAGACGGGTCGTGGGGTGGTGGGGGGGACGTTGCCGGACGTGTTTGAGGCGCGGGTGGCGTCGGCTCCGGATCGGGTGGCGGTTGTTGGTGAGGGTGTGCGGTTGAGTTATGGGGAGTTGGATCGGCGGGCGAATCAGTTGGCGCATTGGTTGGTGGAGCGGGGTGCGGGTCCGGATCGGGTGGTGGCGGTTCGGGTTCCTCGTTCGGTGGATTTGGTGGTGGCGGTGTATGCGGTGGTGAAGGCGGGGGCTGCGTATGTGCCGGTGGAGGTGGATGCGCCGGTGGATCGGGTTCGGCAGGTGTTGGCGGGTGCGGCGCCGGTGGTTGTGTTGGAGGGGGTGCTTCCGGATGTGTCGGGGTATCCGGTGGTGGCGCCGGAGCGGAGGTTGTTGCCGGATCATGCGGCGTATGTGATTTATACGTCGGGGTCGACGGGTGGGCCGAAGGGTGTGGTGGTGTCGCATCGGTCGATCATGAATCGGTTGGCGTGGGGTGTGGAGTATTTCGGGGTGGGTCCGGATGATCGGGTGTTGTTGAGTACGTCGGCGAGTTTTGATGTGTCGGTGCCGGAGTTCTTTGCGCCGTTGCAGGTGGGTGCGGCTGTGGTGGTGGCGCGTCCGGATGGGCGGCGGGATCCGGGGTATCTGGTGGATTTGGTGCGTCGGGAGGGGGTGACGGGGGCTGATTTTGTTCCGTCGCTGTTGGAGGCATTTGTGGCGGAGCCGGCGGCGCGGGAGTGTGTGAGTCTGCGGTGGGTGGAGGTGGCGGGGGAGGCTTTTGGTGCGGGGTTGGCGAACCGGGTGGTGGAGGTGTTGCCGGGGTGTGGTGTGTTCAATTTGTACGGGCCGACGGAGGCGGCGGTGGAGGTGACGTCGTGGCGGCATGTGGTGGGTGCGGATCGGGTGCCGATCGGGGTGCCGATCTGGAATATGCGGGTGTATGTGCTGGATGCGGGGTTGCGTCCGGTGCCGCCGGGTGTGCCGGGTGAGTTGTATCTGGCGGGCGTGGGGTTGGCGCGGGGTTATCTGGGTCAGGTGGGTTTGACGGCGGGTCGGTTTGTGGCGTGTCCGTTCGGTGGTGTGGGTGAGCGCATGTACCGGACCGGGGATGTGGTGCGGTGGAACTCGGCGGGGCAGGTGGAGTATCTGGGCCGGTCGGATTTCCAGGTGAAGGTTCGTGGGTTCCGTATCGAGCTCGGTGAGATCGAACAGGCCCTGACCTCGCATCCCGGTGTGGCGCAGGCGGCGGTCGTGGTGCGGGAGAACCAGCAGGGCGACAAGCGACTGGTGGGGTACGTCGTGCCCGATCGGAACGCCGCCGTGGCGGACGCCGGCACGCAGGTCGACGAGTGGCGTCAGGTCTACGACGACACGTACGCCGAGTCCGCCGACGAGGAACTCGGCGCGGACTTCCAGCAGTGGGTCTCCACCTACGACGGTGCGCCGATCGCCACCGAGCAGATGCTCCAGTGGCAGGACGCGGCGGTGGCCCAGGTGCTGCGGTTCGCGCCGCGACGGGTACTGGAGATCGGGGTGGGTACCGGTCTGCTGCTCGCCAGGATCGTCCCCGAGGTCGAGGAGTACTGGGGCACCGACATCTCGGCCACGGTCGTCGACCGGGTCCGGGCGCAGGCCGAGCAGGCCGGCTACGGCGACCGTGTGCGGCTCAGCGCGCAGCCCGCCGACGACCTCTCCGGGTTGCCGCGGGCCCGTTTCGACACCGTCGTGCTCAACTCGGTCGTGCAGTACTTCCCGAGCGCCGAGTACCTCGACGAGGTGCTGCGCGCGGCCCTGACGCTGCTGGCGCCGGGCGGTCGGCTGATCCTCGGCGACGTCCGCAACGCGGCGACGCTGCGCCTGCTGCAGACCGCGGTGGCGCAGCACGCGCAGCCGAACGCCGGACCGGCGCAGGTGCGGGCGTTGGTGGAGCAGGCACTGCTCGCCGAGCGGGAGCTCCTGGTCTCTCCGGAGTGGTTCGTCGCGTGGGCGGCGGACCAGCCCGTCCGGGTGGACATCCGCCTGAAGCCGGGACAGGCCCACAACGAGCTGACACGGCACCGCTACGAGGTCGTCCTGCACACCGAACCGGTCGACGTGCTCGACCTGGCCGAGGTGCCGACGGTGCCGTGGGGTCACCAGGTTTCGGATCTCTCCGCCCTGGCCGATCATGTCGCGCGGGCGTGCGGCCCGGTGCGGGTGACCGGAATTCCCAACGCGCGACTCGTGCGGGAGGCCGCCCTGGCGACCTCGGCCGGCGTGCTGAACGAGGCCGTACCCAGTGGGGCGCCGGTCGATCCGCACGAGCTGGCCGCCTGCGCGCAGCGGCACGGCTGGCGGGCGGTCATCACCTGGTCGGGCGAGACCGTCCAGGCCTTCGACGCGATCGTGGTGCCGCGGGGACCGGTCGACTGCGAGGGGTTCGTCTTCAGTAGCCTGACCGGGCGGATCCAGGTCAACGCCCCGGCGCTGGCCACCTCGATCGGCCCGCTGCTGGCAGCCCTTCCCGAGTACCTGCGGCAGCGCCTCCCGGACTACATGGTCCCGGCCGCGGTGGTGCCGCTCTCGGAACTTCCGCTGACTCCCAGCGGCAAGCTCGACCGGCGGGCGCTGCCTTTGGACCACACCACCACGGTGGGCCACCGCGAACCCCGCAACTCCCACGAGGAGAAGCTCTGCGCGCTGTTCTGCGAGCTGCTGGGCCTAGAGCGGGTCGGCATCGACGACGACTTCTTCGTGCTCGGTGGGCACTCGCTGCTGGCCACCCGCCTCAGCGCCCGCATCCGCCGGCACTTCGAGGTCGACATGCCGCTGCGGACAGTCATCCAGTACCCCACCGTGGCCGAACTGGCCGCCCTGGTGCTCATCGGCGGGATCCCTGACGACCACGCCGACTCGCTGGCGGTCGTGCTGCCGCTCAACCGTGACCCCGGCACGGGAAAGCCGCCGGTGTGGTTCTTCCACGGCGGCGGCGGGCTGGGCTGGGCGTACTTCACGTTCGCCCCGTACCTGCGTGACCGGCGGGCCTACGCTCTGCAGTCCCGCGGCTCCAACGGCACGGACGAGGTGGCGGGGTCCGTCGAGGAGATGGTCGAGGACTACCTGAGCCAGATCCGCGCGATCCAGCCGGAGGGTCCTTACCACCTGGTCGGATGGTCCTACGGCGGTCCGCTCGCGCATGCCGTCGCGGAGGCGCTGGACCGACGCGGCTGCGAGGTCGGCCTGGTGGCCATCCTGGACTCCCAGCCGGCGAGCGGGTTCGACCAGCTGGCCGGCTACCAGCCGGTGGCCTACCGCGAGGACGTCGAAGAGATCTTCGGCCAGTTCATGAACACCGACAACATGGAGAGCTTCCTGACCAACATGTCGAAGGTGGGGGCCAACAACCTCTCGAAGATGGCCGAGTTCACCTCGCCCGTCTACCGCGGGGACGTCATCTTCTTCAATGCGAAGCTGGACAAGCCGGAGGGTTCTTGGGGGCCGATGTGGCGGCCGCACGTCCTCGGTTCCATCGAATCGCATGACCTCGACGCCACGCACCACGACCTGCACATGCCGAAGCCCGTGGCCCAGATCTTCGAGGTTCTCGCCGGCAAGTTGACGCAGTGACGCGGCGGTGCCGAGCGGCACCTGACGTCGGATCCACAGATGGTTCGGAACACCTGGTTTGCCGAGCCGTTCACATACTCTGATTGGGGTTGACCGAGGTGAGTGCACCTGACATCTCCGGGCCGGAAACCGGTCGGTCCGCGCTGCTGTGCGTACCGTTCGCGGGCGCTGGTCCTGCCTTTTTCCATCCGTGGCGGGCGCTGACCGCCGACCGGTGGCGAGTGGTTCCGGTCGAACTACCCGGCCGGGAAAGGCGTATTATGGAACCGCCTTTTCGGAATGTCGTCGAGGCGGCCAGGAAGTCGATGGACGACGTCGCCGCGGCGCTCGGCGGCCAGGCCGGCACCGTGGTGTTCGGGCACAGTCTGGGCGCAGTTCTCGCGTACGAGCTGGTGCACCTGCTGAGTGCCCGTGGCGTGCACGTGGAGCGCCTCGTCGTCAGTGGGTCTCCGGGGCCGTGGACGCAGCGCGAGCAACGCGCGACCGGGCTGGACGGCGACGAGTTCCTCGCGCGGGTCGAGGAGTTCGCGGGCTTCCGGCACGAGGCGCTCGACCACCCCGAGATGCGCGAGCTGATTCTTCCCGTCCTGCAGGCCGACTGCGAGATGCACGAGAACTATGTCCCGAGCACCGACGAACCGGTATCGGTGCCCATTCTTTCGATTCGGGGAGGCTCGGACGGCCTGGTCAGCGCGGGACAGGCCCAGGAATGGCAGAAGGCGACCACCGGTGAATTCAGCTACGCGGAGCTGCCGGGCGACCACATGTATCTGGTCGACCAGGCCCGGGCGGTGCTTGACCTCATCGGCGCGGAATCGTTCGGCCGCGCCCCGCGAGGCGGTACTCCGGTCACCTGCTGACCGGGTCGCCACCCCGGCAGCTGTGTCAGTTTTCATGATCGTGCCGTGACGCGTGGATGTCAGGGCAGTGAGGAACGGTGCACCCATGGGAAAAACAGCGATTGCGGTCGCGGGACTCAGCAAGTCCTATGGCGACAAGGTCGTACTCGACGGCATCGACTTCGAGGTCGCCGCGGGCTCGGTCTTCTCGATGCTCGGCCCGAACGGGGCGGGCAAGACGACGACCGTGAACATCCTGGCGACATTGATGAAGGCCGACGCCGGATCGGTGCGCGTCGGCGGGCATGACGTGCTCACCGCGACCCGGCAGGTGCGTTCGGTCATCGGCGTCACCGGCCAGTTCGCCGCGGTGGACGAGCTGCTCTCCGGCCGGGAGAACCTGCAGCTGGTGGCCGACCTGAAGCGGGTGCGGTCCAGCGGCCAGGTGGTCACCCGGCTGCTGGAGCGCTTCGACCTGGTCGACGCGGCCGACAAGCTGGCGGCGACCTACTCCGGCGGCATGCGCCGACGCCTGGACCTCGCGATGACGCTGGTCGGCGACCCGCAGATCATCTTCCTGGACGAACCGACGACCGGCCTGGACCCCCGCAGCCGACGCGCGATGTGGGGGATCGTCCGCGAGATGGTGGCCGACGGGGTCACCATCTTCCTCACCACGCAGTACCTCGACGAGGCCGACCAGCTCGCCGACCAGGTCGTGGTGCTCGATCACGGGCGCATGGTCGCCGCGGGCACGCCGGCCGAGCTCAAGCGCCGTGTCCCCGGCACCCACGTCCGCCTGCGCTTCGACACGCTCGCCGCGCTCGACGGGGCGGCGCGGCTGCTGTCCGGGTCTGTGCGGGACGACCAGGAACTCACCCTGCGGGTGCCCAGCGACGGCGGGTCGCGGTCGCTGCGGGCCCTGCTCGAGAAGCTCGACGAAAACCTGATCAACGCCGAGGAGTTCTCCGTGCACACGCCGGACCTCGACGACGTCTTTCTCGCCCTGACCGGGCGGCCGAAGGTGGAGGCAGTCGCAACATGAGCACACTCTCGATGCCGTTGACCGATTCGACGATCATGCTGCGCCGGAACCTGAAGCACACGCTGCGCAACCCCGTCGTGGTGTTCCAGGCCGTGCTGTTCCCCGCGGTGATCATGTTTCTCTTCGTCCACGTCTTCGGCGGCGCGTTCGACGTCGGTGGGAAGTACATCGACTACGCGACGCCCGGCGTGCTGGTGATGGCCTGCAGCTACGGCCTGGGATCCACCGCGGCGGCCGTGAACTCCGACATGACGAAGGGCATCATCAACCGCTTCAAGGCCATGGACGTGTCCCGCGGGTCGGTGCTCACCGGGCACGTCGTCATCACCACGGTGCGGAGCCTGATGGCGGTCGCGGTCGTCATCGGCGTCGCCTTCGCCATGGGGTTCCGCTCGTCCGCGAGTGCGCTGGACTGGCTCGGCGTGCTCGGCCTTGCCGTTCTGCTCAGCCTGGCCGCCGGCTGGTTCACCGTCGGCCTGGGGCTGGCCGCGAAGACCGCGGAGTCGGCGGGCCTGGCCTCCGTGCCGCTGGTCATGCTGCCCTACATCAGCAGTGCGTTCGTCCCCGCGCACTCGATGGGTGTCGGGGTGCGGCAGTTCGCGCAGTACCAGCCCTTCACTCCCATCATCGAGACGCTGCGGGGGCTGCTGGAGGGCAACCCGTCCAGCAGCCACGCGATCGCGGCCGTCGCCTGGTGCGTCGGATTCGCCCTGATCGGCTACGTGTGGGCCGTCACCACCTTCAACAAGCGAGCATGACCAGCGCGAGATGAGACCAGCTGGTCCGCATCCTCTCCAGAGCCGCCTCGGCGACCCACGGGTTGCCGAGGCGGTGTGCGGTCCGCTCGATCCGGATTGCGTCCGGATGGGAACGGTCCGCCAGCCCAGACATCTCACCGCCCGCCGTGGGGAGTGCCCGAGGTCCGCCGAGGTCCCGGGCGAGACGACGCGGCAGATCACGGCACACCGTACGCAGGGTGGCCGGCCGCGGGCCGGCGCTCGTCAGGGTCGGGGCGGCGCGCGGCGGACGGTGGTGTGGCATCCCGGCGTCGCCAGTTCGTGGGCCCAGGTGCGCGCTGCGCATCGCCCCGCCGAGGCGGTCGTGCTCGGCTCGGCGAGGCGCCGGCAGGGGCCGCCCGAGCCGGCTGCGGCGGTCGGCATGCGCCTGGCGCACTGCGGCGTCCTCCTGCGGAGCGGCGTCCGGGGCC from Frankia alni ACN14a harbors:
- a CDS encoding thioesterase II family protein: MGLTEVSAPDISGPETGRSALLCVPFAGAGPAFFHPWRALTADRWRVVPVELPGRERRIMEPPFRNVVEAARKSMDDVAAALGGQAGTVVFGHSLGAVLAYELVHLLSARGVHVERLVVSGSPGPWTQREQRATGLDGDEFLARVEEFAGFRHEALDHPEMRELILPVLQADCEMHENYVPSTDEPVSVPILSIRGGSDGLVSAGQAQEWQKATTGEFSYAELPGDHMYLVDQARAVLDLIGAESFGRAPRGGTPVTC
- a CDS encoding ABC transporter permease, with the protein product MSTLSMPLTDSTIMLRRNLKHTLRNPVVVFQAVLFPAVIMFLFVHVFGGAFDVGGKYIDYATPGVLVMACSYGLGSTAAAVNSDMTKGIINRFKAMDVSRGSVLTGHVVITTVRSLMAVAVVIGVAFAMGFRSSASALDWLGVLGLAVLLSLAAGWFTVGLGLAAKTAESAGLASVPLVMLPYISSAFVPAHSMGVGVRQFAQYQPFTPIIETLRGLLEGNPSSSHAIAAVAWCVGFALIGYVWAVTTFNKRA
- a CDS encoding daunorubicin resistance protein DrrA family ABC transporter ATP-binding protein; this translates as MGKTAIAVAGLSKSYGDKVVLDGIDFEVAAGSVFSMLGPNGAGKTTTVNILATLMKADAGSVRVGGHDVLTATRQVRSVIGVTGQFAAVDELLSGRENLQLVADLKRVRSSGQVVTRLLERFDLVDAADKLAATYSGGMRRRLDLAMTLVGDPQIIFLDEPTTGLDPRSRRAMWGIVREMVADGVTIFLTTQYLDEADQLADQVVVLDHGRMVAAGTPAELKRRVPGTHVRLRFDTLAALDGAARLLSGSVRDDQELTLRVPSDGGSRSLRALLEKLDENLINAEEFSVHTPDLDDVFLALTGRPKVEAVAT
- a CDS encoding non-ribosomal peptide synthetase encodes the protein MIPLSFAQRRMWLTHQLEGGAETYNISPAFRLTGPLDADALAAAIRDVVDRHEILRTIYVTDDDDEPGQCILPLSEAEVRVPTVDVAPEDLADAIDEVIAHRFDLAVEIPLRAQLFRCSPQEHVLVLVIHHIASDGVSGAPLARDIARAYTARRGGQAPRWEPLPVQYKDYALWQRELLGDAADPDSLAATQVEYWRQQLAEVPQPLNLPLDRPRPVERNSEGDTVDIRVDATVAAGLQRLADERGMTMSMVMQAALAVLLARLGAGDDVTIGGPIAGRTDEALADLVGFFVNTLVLRVDLSGDPSFTDLLAQVREKALAGYEHQDVPFEMLVELINPDRSAAYQPLFQVMFAWQNFASQELELPGLRVEFEQHLTSTALFDLFFSMTMDDTGVLRGDLQYSTQLFDRVTAEGIAARLVRVLEALVVDPGVRVGAVDVLGAGEWEWLVGGVNETGRGVVGGTLPDVFEARVASAPDRVAVVGEGVRLSYGELDRRANQLAHWLVERGAGPDRVVAVRVPRSVDLVVAVYAVVKAGAAYVPVEVDAPVDRVRQVLAGAAPVVVLEGVLPDVSGYPVVAPERRLLPDHAAYVIYTSGSTGGPKGVVVSHRSIMNRLAWGVEYFGVGPDDRVLLSTSASFDVSVPEFFAPLQVGAAVVVARPDGRRDPGYLVDLVRREGVTGADFVPSLLEAFVAEPAARECVSLRWVEVAGEAFGAGLANRVVEVLPGCGVFNLYGPTEAAVEVTSWRHVVGADRVPIGVPIWNMRVYVLDAGLRPVPPGVPGELYLAGVGLARGYLGQVGLTAGRFVACPFGGVGERMYRTGDVVRWNSAGQVEYLGRSDFQVKVRGFRIELGEIEQALTSHPGVAQAAVVVRENQQGDKRLVGYVVPDRNAAVADAGTQVDEWRQVYDDTYAESADEELGADFQQWVSTYDGAPIATEQMLQWQDAAVAQVLRFAPRRVLEIGVGTGLLLARIVPEVEEYWGTDISATVVDRVRAQAEQAGYGDRVRLSAQPADDLSGLPRARFDTVVLNSVVQYFPSAEYLDEVLRAALTLLAPGGRLILGDVRNAATLRLLQTAVAQHAQPNAGPAQVRALVEQALLAERELLVSPEWFVAWAADQPVRVDIRLKPGQAHNELTRHRYEVVLHTEPVDVLDLAEVPTVPWGHQVSDLSALADHVARACGPVRVTGIPNARLVREAALATSAGVLNEAVPSGAPVDPHELAACAQRHGWRAVITWSGETVQAFDAIVVPRGPVDCEGFVFSSLTGRIQVNAPALATSIGPLLAALPEYLRQRLPDYMVPAAVVPLSELPLTPSGKLDRRALPLDHTTTVGHREPRNSHEEKLCALFCELLGLERVGIDDDFFVLGGHSLLATRLSARIRRHFEVDMPLRTVIQYPTVAELAALVLIGGIPDDHADSLAVVLPLNRDPGTGKPPVWFFHGGGGLGWAYFTFAPYLRDRRAYALQSRGSNGTDEVAGSVEEMVEDYLSQIRAIQPEGPYHLVGWSYGGPLAHAVAEALDRRGCEVGLVAILDSQPASGFDQLAGYQPVAYREDVEEIFGQFMNTDNMESFLTNMSKVGANNLSKMAEFTSPVYRGDVIFFNAKLDKPEGSWGPMWRPHVLGSIESHDLDATHHDLHMPKPVAQIFEVLAGKLTQ